AATGCCTTGTTCTAAAGCATCTGAAACTGATCTAAACCTGCTGTTCCTAAGGTTTTATTTTTAAACTTATCGCAGATAATTCCTTTGATAACATTAGGGATTTCTCTGTGATCTTCAATGGATATACAGTTTTGTCCTAACAATTCTCTCCATCCTCGGTCTGCTCTGAGTGCCTGATCAGAATGCAAAACACTGATATGGTATACTTCATATTTTTTCTTTGCTTCTTCCAATAATTCAATATGGGTATATGTTTGCTGTCCATTCCCCATAATTTCCCTGATGGCTGAGGCAGGAAGTGTTTTCAAGCAAGGTTCATCGCCTATGGTAAATAGTAATCCTTTTTGTCCTCTTTTTTCAAAAGCATCTGTTCTGGTGTGGAATGCTGCAAAATACCACGCTAAAAGATAGCTTTCTCCGGCATTTCCGCCACCTCCGGATTCTATATAAGTTCTTGTCAGCCACATATCCAGTTCTTCATCACCTGACTCAAACTGCCCAGCCTGAAGCGGATAACCATCGCATTCATGATCTCCAATTCCCAAAAATAACAGAGCCGGATCAGGAACTCCTCCCTGGATAATTCCGCCCATTAGTTTGGGTAATCCCTCTCTAATCAATTCATGGGGAATATGTCCCATACTTCCGGTAACATCTAATCCTAAAATAATCGGAACTGAGTGAGGATGAACTTCTGAATCTCTGGATTCTCTGAAAGAAATTCCGTGAGGATTCATAGATTCATGGGCCATTCTTTTGGCATTTTGGGTGAAAATTTCCCCTGCGGATTTTGTTCCGTAACCTGCTTTGCTTGCTCTGTCATAACGAGCGTCTAAATCATATCTTGTACTTCCCATGATTATAATTTTTTCCAAATAAATATTCAAATCTCTTCTGGGTTACTTCAAGCTGAATATTCAGATTTCTGATTGTTAATGATAATTCCATGTCTTTCTGAACGAATGCTTCGGGATTGAAATCCGCAAAAGTCAGACTGTTTCTGTCTAGAGGACTGATATCAATAATCCCTTCCTGTTCGCGTTCAAGTCTTTTGATTTTTAATTCGATATCTTCCACCCGACGTCTGTAGATCAATTCGGAATCTGCTCCAATGATCTTTGCACGGTCTTCTCTGATCTGATCATTATTTCTTTGTAATGATTCGATAAATCTTGGTTTTAACTCATCTTCCATGATCAAATATTTTTATTTGTGTTAATAATACGCTAATTAAACAGGACATAGCAATGCCTTACTTTTTTACGAATAATTTATACTTTTGAGTACATGATATCTGTTCTCAACACATATTTTAGTCCGCTGATTAAAGTCTTTCCTTCATGTCTTAAAGGGTGATGAAAGATAAGAGCAGTTCCTTTTTTGGGAGCTACTGTAAATAGGTTCTCAAACTCTGTTTCTCCACCTTCAAAATTATCATTCAGATAGATCATAAAGGTATAAAAGCTTTTCTCTTTCTCATTTCGGATATAGCTTCCGTCTCTGTGCATTTTGAATTGCTGTCCGGGAGCATATTTATAAACTCTGAGCATCTCATTAAAGTTAAAAAGCTGATATCCATCACATTTCTGAGGTAAGAACTGGCTGGCTTTGTCAAAAAGATCTTGAGCCATTGCAGTATCAAAAATCATCAATCGGTCATTATTTCTGATTCCTTTATTCATTTGCTGGCGTCCAAATACATTGATCTTTGCTTCTTCAAAAACCTTTTCCTGTGAAAGACTGATGTACTGATCACATTCGGTTTCAGAAAGAAAATCTTCTATCAGAAATATCTGCGGGTGTAGTTCTGTTTTTTCCATAATTCCTATTTTGTGTTGGTGTTGGGTGTGTTTTTACCTTCTTAACTGATCTCTTACTTCCATCAAAGCAAATCCTAAAAGGTTTTCTCCGTTCCATAATAAAGGATTCTCAGCTCTGCTATCTGTTTCCAGCATTCCGATGCCCCAGATTCTGTCATAGGGACTTGCTTCTACCAGAATTTTATCTCCTGTTGACAAAAGAAAATCTTTAAATTTCTGATTCTGAGAGAACTTCAAAAGGTTTCCTTGTGTTACCATTTCATATTTATGCTCATCCCAACGTTTCGGATCAAAGTTTTTTACTTTTCTTCCCAGAGCTTTTGCCTGGTTAGGAGTATCCGACTTTAAAATTTCCGCTTCCGTTTCAGGATCATTAAACAATCTGGCTTTTCCAGCCATCATATAATGTTCTGCAGTCTTATAAATGATCCCGTTTTCTTCAAATCTTCCCGGAAACCATTGACTGAAACATGATTTGGTAATAATATCTTTTGCTGAATGTCCCCAGAAAAAAAGAAATTTTATCCTTTCCTTCTTCTGAAATCGTTCTGTAATATTTTGTATGGTGTATTTCATGATTGCGTTATTTCTACACAAATTTAAAATATTATCAGTCTTTGCACCAAATTTATTTGTGTTAATTTTACGCTAATAAATATAATTAATTGATTTACAGTGACAAAAATTTAATTTCGATAAATATGAATAGCACAAATTTTAATCACAAATGACACCAATTTGATGCGTTTCGGCTAAAGCCAATTGAATTGAATGATAAAAAAAACGGGCTAAAGCCCGTTCCTATTGAATATATTATAATACTTTTTGTTCTAAATATTTGTGAACATTAATGA
This sequence is a window from Chryseobacterium culicis. Protein-coding genes within it:
- a CDS encoding 2OG-Fe(II) oxygenase is translated as MEKTELHPQIFLIEDFLSETECDQYISLSQEKVFEEAKINVFGRQQMNKGIRNNDRLMIFDTAMAQDLFDKASQFLPQKCDGYQLFNFNEMLRVYKYAPGQQFKMHRDGSYIRNEKEKSFYTFMIYLNDNFEGGETEFENLFTVAPKKGTALIFHHPLRHEGKTLISGLKYVLRTDIMYSKV
- a CDS encoding NADAR family protein, producing MKYTIQNITERFQKKERIKFLFFWGHSAKDIITKSCFSQWFPGRFEENGIIYKTAEHYMMAGKARLFNDPETEAEILKSDTPNQAKALGRKVKNFDPKRWDEHKYEMVTQGNLLKFSQNQKFKDFLLSTGDKILVEASPYDRIWGIGMLETDSRAENPLLWNGENLLGFALMEVRDQLRR